The Alteriqipengyuania halimionae genome contains a region encoding:
- a CDS encoding extensin-like domain-containing protein, whose translation MTKRTALLPLVTMLPIALGACSVIPDSVAPASERSYRATVERPDYAAARRAMQTPQRQATPRSTQLSTIRGDTCTAHLSQQKVNFTPLPDKYYGAGCATVGSVSVTGLQGDSRSFEISNLGPVACPLAEKLAGWARFGVDRAARKMLGASLVRIETMGSYSCRNVAGSSRRSAHATAEAIDVSAFILSDGRRIVLKEAWDNGSADEREFLRVIHSSACKRFGTVLGPEYNAAHRDHFHLELGGGTYCR comes from the coding sequence ATGACAAAACGCACCGCCCTTCTCCCGCTGGTAACCATGCTGCCGATCGCACTTGGCGCATGTTCGGTCATTCCCGACAGCGTCGCGCCCGCTTCCGAACGCTCCTACCGCGCGACGGTCGAGCGCCCGGATTATGCCGCCGCGCGCCGCGCTATGCAGACGCCGCAGCGTCAGGCGACTCCGCGTTCGACTCAATTGTCGACGATCCGGGGCGACACCTGCACAGCCCATCTGTCGCAGCAGAAAGTGAACTTCACCCCGCTGCCGGACAAGTATTACGGTGCCGGTTGCGCCACGGTCGGCAGCGTATCGGTGACCGGACTGCAGGGCGATTCACGCAGCTTCGAGATCAGCAATCTCGGGCCGGTGGCCTGCCCGCTGGCAGAGAAGCTCGCCGGCTGGGCGCGCTTCGGCGTCGATCGCGCCGCGCGCAAAATGCTTGGTGCGTCGCTGGTACGGATCGAGACGATGGGTAGCTATTCGTGCCGCAACGTCGCCGGTTCCTCGCGCCGCAGCGCACACGCGACCGCCGAGGCGATCGACGTCTCAGCCTTCATCCTGTCGGACGGCCGCCGGATCGTGCTGAAAGAGGCGTGGGATAATGGCAGCGCCGACGAACGCGAATTCCTCCGCGTGATCCATTCGAGCGCCTGCAAGCGCTTCGGCACGGTTCTGGGCCCCGAATACAACGCCGCGCACCGCGATCACTTTCACCTCGAACTGGGGGGCGGCACCTATTGCCGCTAA